One Saccharopolyspora erythraea NRRL 2338 genomic region harbors:
- a CDS encoding TAXI family TRAP transporter solute-binding subunit translates to MNGIDRRRLLRLGAAGLLAGALPACAPAGPELPLRIAAGERGGFYSEFAELLADEIVLADPRLRPTVVDTEGSVANVELLRDGRADLALLLADVAQAAPLGELGPAVQVRSLGRVYENYVQLVVPVGSPVRELADLRGRTVSLGAPKSGSTFFGTRLLARSGVAARTLALPLEEAVAALENGRIDALLWSGGVPTPALRALDERTGIRLVPLPASVPGLCGYAVCEQVSVPPRAYRLAGGVPTIGMANLLVCTPALPEDVAATVVRVLVGQTSRLVPRQAVGTQFLDVRTLTGTGTVPLHPGAQRAYQELHG, encoded by the coding sequence GTGAACGGCATCGACCGCCGTCGGCTGCTGCGGCTGGGAGCCGCCGGGCTGCTCGCGGGCGCGCTGCCCGCGTGCGCTCCGGCCGGGCCGGAGCTGCCCCTGCGCATCGCGGCGGGGGAGCGGGGCGGCTTCTACTCCGAGTTCGCCGAGCTGCTGGCCGACGAGATCGTCCTGGCCGACCCCCGGCTCAGGCCCACCGTCGTCGACACCGAGGGCAGCGTGGCCAACGTCGAACTGCTCCGCGACGGCCGGGCAGACCTCGCACTGCTGCTGGCCGACGTGGCCCAAGCCGCACCGCTGGGGGAGCTGGGGCCCGCGGTGCAGGTCAGGTCGCTGGGCCGGGTCTACGAGAACTACGTCCAGCTCGTGGTGCCGGTGGGCAGTCCGGTCCGGGAGCTGGCGGACCTGCGCGGGCGGACCGTGTCGCTGGGGGCGCCGAAGTCCGGGAGCACGTTCTTCGGCACCCGGCTGCTGGCCCGCTCCGGAGTCGCGGCCCGGACGCTGGCCCTGCCGCTGGAGGAGGCGGTGGCGGCGCTGGAGAACGGCAGGATCGACGCGTTGCTGTGGTCGGGTGGCGTGCCCACGCCCGCGCTGCGCGCGCTGGACGAACGGACCGGCATCCGGCTGGTCCCGCTGCCTGCGTCGGTGCCCGGGCTGTGCGGGTACGCGGTCTGCGAGCAGGTTTCGGTGCCGCCGCGCGCCTACCGGCTGGCGGGAGGGGTGCCGACCATCGGCATGGCCAACCTGCTGGTGTGCACGCCCGCCCTGCCCGAGGACGTCGCCGCGACGGTGGTGCGGGTGCTGGTCGGCCAGACGTCGCGATTGGTGCCGAGGCAGGCGGTCGGCACGCAGTTCCTCGACGTCCGGACGCTGACCGGCACCGGCACCGTGCCGTTGCACCCCGGGGCGCAGCGCGCCTACCAGGAGCTCCACGGCTGA
- a CDS encoding sensor histidine kinase: protein MRRRLLLVLLTFSIVAVAAFALPLLGVTAAQRTQQLALSRSGALDRFAALADQASGTGDVAQLVSEATRYTELYGEPLVVVDADRGPIVETGGLRAADVAEPIDQALRNEPSGQLAPLRPWSGEDVLRHRPVGSGTRVTGAVVMRVSVRAAAADISRQWALIALGAVSALAACGVLALVVARWILRPIGELESGVRAVAAGSRQTRVAVGAGPPELRALAGLFNGMSEAVAEAEERQRRMVADASHQLRNPMAALRLRVDALERRIQPEAMAGYWSTVEEVERLEALLDRLLVLSTADDSAADRDGGADDSTCDPHAVVADRVAAWRSAADAAGVVLRTGDPPASSVDARCARDDLAQILDVVLDNAVKYAGAGAEVTVSETVDRHWYRLAVTDTGPGLAPDELAMATGRFWRADRDRGSRGTGLGLSIADRLATARGGYLHVSGVEPHGLSVRVELPVARDGGARP, encoded by the coding sequence GTGCGCAGGCGCCTGCTGCTGGTGCTGCTGACCTTCTCGATCGTGGCGGTCGCCGCGTTCGCGCTGCCGCTGCTGGGCGTGACCGCCGCCCAGCGGACCCAGCAGCTCGCCCTGTCCCGCAGCGGCGCGCTGGACCGGTTCGCGGCGCTGGCCGACCAGGCCAGCGGCACCGGTGACGTCGCCCAGCTGGTCAGCGAGGCCACCCGCTACACCGAGCTCTACGGCGAGCCGCTGGTCGTGGTCGACGCCGATCGCGGTCCGATCGTGGAAACCGGAGGGCTGCGGGCCGCGGACGTGGCCGAGCCGATCGACCAGGCGTTGCGCAACGAGCCGTCCGGGCAGCTCGCGCCGCTGCGGCCGTGGTCGGGCGAGGACGTGCTGCGCCACCGCCCGGTCGGCAGCGGCACGCGGGTGACCGGCGCGGTGGTGATGCGGGTGTCGGTGCGTGCGGCCGCCGCCGACATCTCGCGCCAGTGGGCGCTGATCGCGCTGGGCGCGGTCAGCGCGCTGGCCGCCTGCGGGGTGCTGGCCCTGGTCGTGGCGCGGTGGATCCTGCGGCCGATCGGCGAGCTGGAGTCCGGGGTCCGCGCGGTCGCGGCCGGCTCCCGGCAGACCCGGGTGGCGGTGGGCGCCGGGCCCCCGGAGCTGAGGGCGCTCGCCGGACTGTTCAACGGCATGTCGGAGGCGGTGGCCGAGGCCGAGGAGCGGCAGCGCCGGATGGTCGCCGACGCGTCCCACCAGCTGCGCAACCCGATGGCCGCGCTGCGGTTGCGGGTGGACGCGCTGGAGCGGCGGATCCAGCCGGAGGCCATGGCCGGCTACTGGTCCACGGTGGAGGAGGTGGAGCGGCTGGAGGCGTTGCTGGACCGCTTGCTGGTGCTGTCGACGGCCGACGACAGCGCCGCCGACCGCGACGGTGGTGCCGACGACTCCACGTGCGATCCGCACGCGGTGGTCGCGGACCGGGTGGCCGCCTGGCGTTCCGCCGCCGACGCTGCCGGCGTCGTGCTGCGCACCGGCGACCCGCCCGCCTCCAGCGTCGACGCGCGGTGCGCGCGGGACGACCTGGCCCAGATCCTCGACGTCGTCCTGGACAACGCGGTCAAGTACGCGGGCGCCGGTGCCGAGGTGACCGTCTCCGAGACCGTCGACCGGCACTGGTACCGGCTCGCGGTGACCGACACCGGCCCCGGACTGGCACCCGACGAGCTGGCCATGGCCACCGGCCGGTTCTGGCGGGCCGACCGCGACCGCGGCAGCCGGGGGACCGGGCTAGGGCTGTCCATCGCCGACCGGCTCGCGACCGCCCGCGGGGGGTACCTGCACGTCTCCGGGGTCGAGCCGCACGGTTTGTCGGTGCGGGTGGAACTGCCGGTCGCGCGGGACGGAGGTGCCCGACCGTGA
- a CDS encoding response regulator transcription factor: MAVRVLLVEDDDGVADALVDVLTAHGHRPTRVSRGADALTRHREHDLVLLDLGLPDVDGLEVLRKLRRVAELPVIVLTARGEERSVVRGLRSGADDYLVKPVRMAELLARIDVVTRRHSAASPAGEAVAAADVRVDLRTRRVRVGERDVELTPKEFDVLAVLANHAGTAVSRQKLMDEVWGDAYLAISRSLDVHIAQLRAKLDRPQVLTTIRGFGYRFGE, from the coding sequence GTGGCCGTGCGCGTGCTGCTCGTCGAGGACGACGACGGCGTCGCCGACGCCCTCGTCGACGTCCTCACCGCGCACGGCCACCGCCCGACCCGGGTCTCGCGGGGCGCCGACGCGCTGACCCGCCACCGCGAGCACGACCTGGTCCTGCTCGACCTGGGGCTGCCCGACGTCGACGGCCTGGAGGTGCTCCGCAAGCTGCGCAGGGTCGCCGAACTGCCGGTGATCGTGCTGACCGCCCGCGGCGAGGAGCGCAGCGTGGTCCGCGGGCTGCGCTCCGGAGCCGACGACTACCTGGTCAAGCCGGTCCGGATGGCCGAGCTGCTGGCCCGCATCGACGTGGTGACGCGGCGGCACAGCGCCGCCTCGCCGGCCGGCGAGGCGGTGGCGGCGGCCGACGTGCGGGTGGACCTGCGCACCCGCCGCGTCCGGGTCGGCGAGCGCGACGTCGAGCTGACGCCGAAGGAGTTCGACGTGCTGGCGGTGCTGGCCAACCACGCGGGCACCGCGGTGAGCAGGCAGAAGCTGATGGACGAGGTGTGGGGTGATGCCTACCTGGCCATCTCCCGGTCCCTCGACGTGCACATCGCGCAGTTGCGCGCCAAGCTCGACCGCCCGCAGGTGCTGACCACGATCCGCGGGTTCGGTTACCGGTTCGGGGAGTAG
- a CDS encoding MFS transporter has product MSGQVATAPPAARPGGERRVVANVVRGSIGNLIEWYDWYAYTAFSVYFASAFFPKGDLTAQLLNSAGVFAIGFLMRPLGGWMLGRYADRFGRRAALTLSVTLMAAGSLVIALTPTYASIGILAPALLLAARLVQGISVGGEYSTSATYLSEVASTGRRGFYSSFQYVTLVAGQLTALGVQIVLQQVLSGEQMSEWGWRIPFVIGAVGALIVMWLRRGMDETDSYQKESASGSDQRGTVRALLRHPRECLLVVGLTLGGTVAFYTFTTYLQKFMVNTSGIDKGTVAWINFLALLVFLCVQPLAGALSDRIGRRKLLLGFGVSGTLLTVPLLTLLSSTQNPVAAFALMLAGLVIVTGYTSINAIVKAELFPTNIRALGVGLPYALTVAIFGGTAEFVGLWLKQAGNEPVFYWYVAGCVLVSLVVYLCMRETSQSSSLEDAPEPSGRS; this is encoded by the coding sequence ATGTCAGGACAGGTGGCGACGGCTCCACCGGCGGCGCGGCCGGGCGGCGAGCGGCGGGTGGTGGCCAACGTCGTGCGCGGCTCGATCGGCAACTTGATCGAGTGGTACGACTGGTACGCCTACACCGCGTTCAGCGTGTACTTCGCCTCGGCGTTCTTCCCGAAGGGCGACCTGACCGCGCAGCTGCTCAACTCGGCAGGCGTGTTCGCGATCGGGTTCCTGATGCGACCCCTCGGCGGCTGGATGCTGGGACGCTACGCGGACCGCTTCGGGCGGCGTGCCGCGCTGACGCTGTCGGTGACGCTGATGGCCGCGGGCTCGCTGGTCATCGCGCTGACCCCGACCTATGCCTCGATCGGCATCCTCGCACCCGCGCTGCTGCTGGCGGCCCGCCTGGTGCAGGGCATCTCCGTGGGCGGTGAGTACTCGACGTCGGCCACCTACCTCTCCGAGGTCGCCTCGACGGGCCGGCGGGGCTTCTACTCCAGCTTCCAGTACGTGACGCTGGTGGCCGGTCAGCTCACCGCGCTCGGTGTGCAGATCGTCCTGCAGCAGGTGCTGAGCGGCGAGCAGATGAGCGAGTGGGGCTGGCGGATCCCGTTCGTGATCGGCGCGGTGGGCGCGCTGATCGTGATGTGGCTGCGCCGCGGCATGGACGAGACCGACAGCTACCAGAAGGAGTCGGCCTCCGGCTCGGACCAGCGCGGCACCGTGCGCGCGCTGCTGCGCCACCCCAGGGAGTGCCTGCTGGTCGTCGGCCTGACCCTAGGCGGCACCGTCGCCTTCTACACCTTCACCACGTACCTGCAGAAGTTCATGGTGAACACCTCCGGCATCGACAAGGGCACCGTCGCCTGGATCAACTTCCTGGCGCTGCTGGTGTTCCTGTGCGTCCAGCCGCTGGCCGGGGCGCTGTCGGACCGCATCGGCCGCCGCAAGCTGCTGCTGGGCTTCGGCGTCAGCGGCACCCTGCTGACGGTGCCGCTGCTGACGCTGCTCAGCTCCACGCAGAACCCGGTGGCCGCCTTCGCGCTGATGCTGGCCGGGCTGGTCATCGTCACCGGCTACACCTCCATCAACGCCATCGTGAAGGCCGAGCTGTTCCCGACCAACATCCGCGCGCTCGGCGTCGGCCTGCCCTACGCGCTGACGGTGGCGATCTTCGGCGGCACCGCCGAGTTCGTCGGGCTGTGGCTCAAGCAGGCGGGCAACGAGCCGGTGTTCTACTGGTACGTGGCAGGATGCGTCCTGGTCTCGCTGGTCGTGTACCTCTGCATGCGCGAGACCTCGCAGAGCTCGTCGCTGGAGGACGCCCCGGAGCCGAGCGGGCGGAGCTGA
- a CDS encoding maleylpyruvate isomerase N-terminal domain-containing protein: MAHLPATARVRSTHSHPSGRPRPICGRPATAAAVSGVLFSAGRSMAIQANHGSASPGSGGTHGPAAFPATLSPRERDAPILCAGWRVRDVVAHVVSYDELDGRALARRFAGGGLRPSRINAIGVASRRSGCCPLCAAPCSRLRSAACGPLGEFGWWRPTWTGRAAGDRRPEARPRHC; this comes from the coding sequence ATGGCCCACCTCCCGGCGACCGCTCGGGTGAGGAGCACCCATTCTCACCCGTCCGGGCGCCCCCGACCAATCTGCGGACGCCCCGCGACCGCGGCGGCGGTGTCCGGGGTGCTGTTTTCAGCGGGCCGTTCGATGGCTATACAGGCGAACCATGGATCTGCGTCGCCTGGCTCGGGAGGAACGCACGGACCTGCCGCCTTCCCGGCGACGCTCTCCCCGCGGGAGCGGGACGCGCCGATCCTGTGCGCCGGATGGCGGGTGCGCGACGTGGTGGCGCACGTGGTGAGCTACGACGAACTCGATGGCCGGGCACTCGCCCGGCGGTTCGCCGGCGGCGGGCTCCGGCCGTCCCGCATCAACGCCATCGGGGTGGCATCCCGGCGGAGCGGCTGCTGCCCGCTCTGCGCTGCGCCCTGTTCGCGCCTCCGGTCCGCGGCCTGTGGCCCGCTCGGGGAGTTCGGTTGGTGGCGACCGACCTGGACTGGTCGTGCGGCCGGGGACCGGCGGCCCGAGGCCCGGCCGAGGCACTGCTGA